A section of the Agrococcus sp. SGAir0287 genome encodes:
- a CDS encoding YceI family protein, which yields MTDTITAAQIPGYAPGTYAIDTSHSTVSFSVRHVVAKVRGVIEHIEGTIVLADDPAASTVEATVDPATINTRNADRDAHLRSGDFFATDEHPQWTFRSTGARLVGGEYVVDGVIQIRGVEREISLALEVGGFGTDPFGNRRVGATASFVISRDEYGISFNQTLETGGLMLGDEVKVEVEISAIQQ from the coding sequence ATGACCGACACGATCACCGCCGCGCAGATCCCCGGCTACGCCCCCGGCACGTACGCCATCGACACGAGCCACTCGACCGTGAGCTTCTCGGTGCGCCACGTCGTCGCCAAGGTCCGCGGCGTCATCGAGCACATCGAGGGCACCATCGTGCTCGCCGACGACCCGGCCGCATCGACGGTCGAGGCGACGGTCGACCCCGCCACGATCAACACCCGCAACGCCGACCGCGACGCGCACCTGCGCTCGGGTGACTTCTTCGCCACCGACGAGCACCCGCAGTGGACCTTCCGCTCCACCGGCGCGCGCCTGGTCGGCGGCGAGTACGTCGTCGACGGCGTGATCCAGATCCGCGGCGTCGAGCGCGAGATCTCGCTCGCGCTCGAGGTCGGCGGCTTCGGCACCGACCCCTTCGGCAACCGCCGCGTGGGCGCGACCGCGTCGTTCGTCATCAGCCGCGACGAGTACGGCATCTCGTTCAACCAGACCCTCGAGACGGGCGGCCTCATGCTCGGCGACGAGGTCAAGGTCGAGGTCGAGATCTCGGCGATCCAGCAGTAG
- a CDS encoding DedA family protein codes for MHITTLAAAASTSSDELTGVAAWAVGLMETIGAPGAAVAIAAENLFPPIPSEVILPLAGFTAAQGGFTLAEALIWTTVGSVVGALALYLVGRLLGHDRVVWIAERMPLVRADDVHKTTAWFRRHGGKAVLLGRVLPIFRSLISIPAGIERMPIWKFLALTTIGSGVWNTIFVMAGFVLGRNWHAVEPYADVLQWVVVAAVVVVLVVWVVRRIADDRRRRLAGLDPESGEPV; via the coding sequence GTGCACATCACGACGCTCGCCGCCGCCGCCTCGACCTCGTCCGACGAGCTGACCGGCGTCGCCGCCTGGGCCGTCGGCCTCATGGAGACCATCGGCGCGCCAGGGGCCGCGGTCGCGATCGCCGCGGAGAACCTGTTCCCGCCCATCCCGAGCGAGGTCATCCTGCCGCTCGCGGGCTTCACGGCGGCGCAGGGCGGGTTCACGCTCGCGGAGGCGCTCATCTGGACGACGGTCGGGTCGGTCGTCGGGGCGCTCGCCCTCTACCTCGTCGGGCGGCTGCTCGGCCACGACCGCGTGGTGTGGATCGCCGAGCGCATGCCCCTCGTGCGCGCCGACGACGTGCACAAGACCACCGCGTGGTTCCGCAGGCACGGCGGCAAGGCGGTGCTCCTCGGTCGCGTGCTGCCGATCTTCCGCAGCCTCATCTCGATCCCCGCCGGCATCGAGCGCATGCCGATCTGGAAGTTCCTCGCGCTCACCACCATCGGGTCCGGGGTCTGGAACACCATCTTCGTCATGGCTGGCTTCGTGCTCGGGCGCAACTGGCACGCGGTCGAGCCGTATGCCGACGTGCTGCAGTGGGTCGTCGTCGCGGCTGTCGTGGTCGTGCTCGTGGTCTGGGTCGTCCGCAGGATCGCCGACGACCGCCGACGCCGCCTCGCGGGTCTCGATCCCGAGAGCGGCGAGCCGGTCTGA
- the ettA gene encoding energy-dependent translational throttle protein EttA, whose amino-acid sequence MAEYVYSMVRARKTVGDKVILDDVTTAILPGAKIGVVGPNGAGKSTILKIIAGLDQPSNGEARLSPGYSVGILMQEPELDESKTVLENVQEAFGTMRGKIDRFNEISAEMANPDADFDALMAEMGTLQEEIDAADAWDLDSQLEQAMDALRCPPGDWSIENLSGGERRRVALCKLLLEKPDLLLLDEPTNHLDAESVQWLEQHLAKYPGAVMAVTHDRYFLDHVATWICEVDRGRLYPYEGNYSTYLEKKRERLQVQGKKDAKLQKRLSEELEWVRSNAKGRQVKSKARLARYEEMAAEAERTRKLDFEEIQIPAGPRLGSVVLEAKDLQKGFEDRVLIDGLSFTLPRNGIVGVIGPNGVGKSTLFKTIVGLEPLDGGDLKIGETVKISYVDQGRTNLDPEKTLWEVVSDGLDYIQVGATEIPSRAYVSRFGFKGPDQQKKAGVLSGGERNRLNLALTLKQGGNLLLLDEPTNDLDVETLGSLENALLEFPGCAVVVTHDRWFLDRTATHILAYEGTDEDPSNWYWFEGNYEAYEENKIERLGPDAAKPHRSTYRKLTRD is encoded by the coding sequence ATGGCCGAGTACGTGTATTCGATGGTGCGCGCCCGCAAGACGGTGGGCGACAAGGTGATCCTCGACGACGTGACCACGGCGATCCTGCCGGGCGCGAAGATCGGCGTCGTGGGTCCCAACGGCGCCGGCAAGTCGACGATCCTCAAGATCATCGCCGGGCTGGACCAGCCGTCGAACGGCGAGGCGCGGCTCTCGCCGGGCTACTCCGTCGGCATCCTCATGCAGGAGCCGGAGCTCGACGAGTCGAAGACCGTGCTCGAGAACGTCCAGGAGGCGTTCGGCACCATGCGCGGCAAGATCGACCGGTTCAACGAGATCTCCGCCGAGATGGCGAACCCCGACGCCGACTTCGACGCGCTCATGGCCGAGATGGGCACGCTGCAGGAGGAGATCGACGCGGCCGACGCGTGGGATCTCGACTCGCAGCTCGAGCAGGCGATGGACGCGCTGCGCTGCCCGCCGGGCGACTGGTCGATCGAGAACCTCTCGGGCGGCGAGCGCCGTCGCGTCGCGCTGTGCAAGCTGCTGCTCGAGAAGCCCGACCTGCTGCTGCTCGACGAGCCGACGAACCACCTCGACGCCGAGAGCGTGCAGTGGCTCGAGCAGCACCTGGCCAAGTACCCGGGCGCCGTCATGGCCGTCACGCACGACCGGTACTTCCTCGACCACGTCGCGACGTGGATCTGCGAGGTCGACCGCGGCCGCCTCTACCCCTACGAGGGCAACTACTCGACGTACCTCGAGAAGAAGCGCGAGCGCCTCCAGGTGCAGGGCAAGAAGGACGCCAAGCTGCAGAAGCGCCTGTCGGAGGAGCTCGAGTGGGTGCGCTCGAACGCCAAGGGTCGTCAGGTGAAGTCGAAGGCCCGCCTCGCCCGCTACGAGGAGATGGCGGCGGAGGCCGAGCGCACGCGCAAGCTCGACTTCGAGGAGATCCAGATCCCCGCGGGACCGCGCCTGGGCTCGGTCGTGCTCGAGGCGAAGGACCTGCAGAAGGGCTTCGAGGACCGCGTGCTCATCGACGGCCTCTCGTTCACGCTGCCGCGCAACGGCATCGTCGGCGTCATCGGCCCGAACGGCGTCGGCAAGTCGACGCTCTTCAAGACGATCGTCGGCCTCGAGCCGCTCGACGGCGGCGACCTGAAGATCGGCGAGACGGTGAAGATCTCGTACGTCGACCAGGGCCGCACGAACCTCGACCCCGAGAAGACGCTCTGGGAGGTCGTGTCGGACGGCCTGGACTACATCCAGGTCGGCGCGACCGAGATCCCCAGCCGCGCCTACGTGTCGCGCTTCGGCTTCAAGGGACCGGACCAGCAGAAGAAGGCCGGCGTGCTCTCCGGCGGCGAGCGCAACCGCCTGAACCTCGCGTTGACCCTCAAGCAGGGCGGCAACCTGCTGCTGCTCGACGAGCCGACGAACGACCTCGACGTCGAGACGCTCGGCAGCCTCGAGAACGCGCTGCTCGAGTTCCCCGGCTGCGCCGTCGTCGTCACCCACGACCGGTGGTTCCTCGACCGCACCGCGACGCACATCCTGGCGTACGAGGGCACCGACGAGGATCCGTCGAACTGGTACTGGTTCGAGGGCAACTACGAGGCGTACGAGGAGAACAAGATCGAGCGCCTCGGTCCCGACGCCGCGAAGCCGCATCGCTCGACGTACCGCAAGCTCACGCGCGACTGA
- a CDS encoding single-stranded DNA-binding protein yields MTDRITIEGTAGTTPQLRTIPSGRQVANLRVASTLRKQDPATGQWSDAGTNWYSVAVWGDLAAHVVDSIRQGDPVLVVGRQRIVAWGDADRPSTTVEIDAEAIGHSLRFGTTSFQRVSRAAADAASAAQPAAGGQPAVDEQGWATPGGTSDAHQSSAPQPALVGADVETPF; encoded by the coding sequence ATGACCGATCGCATCACCATCGAGGGCACGGCGGGCACGACCCCGCAGCTGCGCACCATCCCGTCCGGGCGCCAGGTCGCGAACCTGCGCGTCGCATCCACCCTGCGCAAGCAGGATCCGGCGACGGGCCAGTGGTCCGACGCCGGCACCAACTGGTACTCCGTCGCCGTGTGGGGCGACCTCGCGGCGCACGTCGTCGACTCCATCCGCCAGGGCGACCCCGTGCTCGTCGTCGGGAGGCAGCGGATCGTCGCGTGGGGCGACGCCGATCGCCCGTCGACGACGGTCGAGATCGACGCGGAGGCCATCGGCCACTCGCTGCGCTTCGGCACCACGTCGTTCCAGCGCGTGTCCCGCGCCGCCGCGGACGCCGCGTCCGCGGCGCAGCCCGCTGCCGGCGGCCAGCCCGCCGTCGACGAGCAGGGATGGGCGACGCCGGGCGGCACGAGCGACGCCCACCAGTCGAGCGCGCCGCAGCCCGCCCTCGTCGGCGCCGACGTGGAGACGCCCTTCTGA
- the orn gene encoding oligoribonuclease — translation MTGLDPSIDELVEVAVLVTDFELQVIDPGIELVIRASDAALEHMDDFVRTMHATSGLDRLIPGGLPLEEAETQVLEYIRRFVPLERSAPLGGNTIGTDRMFLARYMPRVDQHLHYRSIDVSSIKELSRRWYPRAYFQAPEKAGGHRALADILESVRELQYYRKAVFTQEDVTSDAARRASEEVVASFADALSSQGRDVS, via the coding sequence ATGACGGGCCTCGACCCCTCGATCGACGAGCTCGTCGAGGTCGCGGTCCTCGTCACCGACTTCGAGCTGCAGGTGATCGACCCCGGCATCGAGCTCGTCATCAGGGCGTCGGATGCTGCGCTCGAGCACATGGACGACTTCGTGCGCACCATGCACGCCACGAGCGGCCTCGATCGCCTCATCCCGGGCGGCCTGCCGCTGGAGGAGGCCGAGACGCAGGTGCTCGAGTACATCCGGCGCTTCGTGCCGCTCGAGCGCTCCGCGCCGCTCGGTGGCAACACCATCGGCACCGACCGCATGTTCCTCGCGCGCTACATGCCGCGCGTCGACCAGCATCTCCACTACCGCTCGATCGACGTGTCGAGCATCAAGGAGCTCTCGCGCCGCTGGTACCCGCGCGCCTACTTCCAGGCGCCCGAGAAGGCCGGCGGTCACCGCGCGCTCGCCGACATCCTCGAGTCCGTGCGCGAGCTCCAGTACTACCGCAAGGCCGTCTTCACGCAGGAGGACGTGACGAGCGACGCCGCCAGGCGGGCCTCGGAGGAGGTCGTCGCATCCTTCGCCGACGCGCTGTCGTCGCAGGGCCGGGATGTGTCGTAG
- a CDS encoding pyridoxamine 5'-phosphate oxidase family protein produces the protein MRSAPGPTVDRPTMPEGYGLPETTDGVLPWQVVERRLVVARHYWLASVRPDGTPHVVPRWGVWVDGAFWYDGAATTRHARNAEANPAVTLTLESGTEVVIVEGRSTATRADADGLGARLAAAFAKYHDDGYAPAADAWADEDGGGLRVLRPHRALAWFDFPTDCTRFRMRDDQPRGGDG, from the coding sequence ATGCGCAGCGCACCAGGACCGACCGTCGACCGCCCGACGATGCCCGAGGGCTACGGCCTGCCGGAGACGACCGATGGCGTGCTGCCGTGGCAGGTCGTCGAGCGGCGGCTCGTGGTGGCGCGCCACTACTGGCTCGCGAGCGTGCGGCCGGACGGCACGCCGCACGTCGTGCCTCGCTGGGGCGTGTGGGTCGACGGCGCGTTCTGGTACGACGGCGCGGCCACGACGCGCCATGCGCGCAACGCCGAGGCGAACCCGGCGGTGACGCTCACGCTGGAGTCGGGCACCGAGGTCGTCATCGTCGAGGGCCGGTCGACCGCGACGCGGGCGGACGCCGACGGGCTCGGCGCACGCCTCGCGGCCGCGTTCGCGAAGTACCACGACGACGGCTACGCACCCGCGGCCGACGCCTGGGCTGACGAGGACGGCGGCGGCCTGCGGGTGCTGCGACCGCACCGCGCCCTCGCGTGGTTCGACTTCCCCACCGACTGCACGCGCTTCCGCATGCGCGACGACCAGCCCCGCGGGGGCGACGGCTAG
- a CDS encoding DUF6993 domain-containing protein — protein MRRQAALLAAGIVATLTLTLAGCSGDGAPAPSTPASTAPAPSEADPSTPPTGAAALEQQFADVLAANDVAGQPDGEAVVGALEAAGFDPAAIERGEDVDVQGQPVFLMAVAVRVDGECLLGQVGQGSPTVTIVPVLGTGTCLVAPYRA, from the coding sequence ATGCGTCGTCAGGCAGCGCTGCTCGCAGCAGGGATCGTCGCGACGCTCACGCTCACGCTCGCGGGCTGCTCGGGCGACGGCGCGCCCGCGCCCTCGACGCCCGCATCCACCGCGCCGGCACCGAGCGAGGCCGACCCCTCCACGCCGCCGACGGGCGCCGCTGCGCTCGAGCAGCAGTTCGCCGACGTGCTCGCCGCCAACGACGTCGCCGGGCAGCCCGACGGCGAGGCGGTGGTCGGCGCTCTCGAGGCCGCCGGCTTCGACCCGGCCGCCATCGAGCGAGGCGAGGACGTCGACGTGCAGGGCCAGCCGGTCTTCCTCATGGCCGTGGCGGTGCGCGTCGACGGCGAGTGCTTGCTCGGCCAGGTCGGCCAGGGATCGCCGACGGTCACGATCGTGCCCGTGCTCGGCACCGGCACGTGTCTCGTGGCGCCGTACCGAGCCTGA
- a CDS encoding acyl-CoA thioesterase, whose translation MVEPAGARMRVAVPMRWRDQDAFQHVNNSTMLTILEEARVRAFFRTGDEDAPATAILDPGLDAGTLTLIASHHVEYLAPVPYRRAPLEVDMWFSRIGGSSVELCYEVSDEPGGRVAVRAASTFVMVDVDSGRPRRLTDDERAAWEPFVGEPLTFRR comes from the coding sequence ATGGTCGAGCCCGCGGGTGCGCGCATGCGCGTCGCCGTGCCGATGCGCTGGCGCGACCAGGACGCGTTCCAGCACGTCAACAACTCGACGATGCTCACGATCCTCGAGGAGGCGCGCGTGCGCGCGTTCTTCCGCACGGGCGACGAGGATGCGCCAGCGACCGCCATCCTCGACCCGGGGCTCGACGCCGGCACGCTGACACTCATCGCGAGCCACCACGTCGAGTACCTCGCGCCCGTGCCGTACCGGCGGGCACCGCTCGAGGTCGACATGTGGTTCTCGCGCATCGGCGGCTCGAGCGTCGAGCTCTGCTACGAGGTGAGCGACGAGCCCGGCGGGCGCGTCGCGGTGCGTGCCGCATCGACGTTCGTCATGGTCGACGTCGACTCGGGCAGGCCGCGCAGGCTCACCGACGACGAGCGCGCCGCGTGGGAGCCCTTCGTCGGCGAGCCGCTGACGTTCCGGCGCTGA
- a CDS encoding CoA-acylating methylmalonate-semialdehyde dehydrogenase yields MTSTAEHTAQATTIEPIPHWIGGERRTATGGRTAPVFDPALGRQIREVPLATAEELGEAVAIAKAAAAGWRDTSVAKRQQVMFAFRELVAARRQELAEVITSEHGKVISDALGEVARGLEVVELATAFPLLTKGEFTENVSTGVDVYSLRQPLGVVGIISPFNFPAMVPLWFAPIAIAAGNAVVLKPSEKDPSASILIAELYREAGLPDGVFNVVHGDKEAVDALLTHPDVAAISFVGSTPIAQYVYETASREGKRVQALGGAKNHMLVLPDADLDLTADAAVNAGFGSAGERCMAISVVVAVESIADELVERIAAKMAGIRTGDGRRSCDMGPLITQVHRDKVAGYLDVATADGATLVVDGRDAEFDGEPDGFWLGPTLVDHVDPSSAVYRDEIFGPVLSVVRVASYEEGMALIAANPYGNGTAIFTNDGGAARRFQHEVEVGMVGVNVPIPVPVGYFSFGGWKSSIFGQGKAYGPHGYQFFTREKVVTSRWLDPSHGGLNLGFPQN; encoded by the coding sequence ATGACCTCCACTGCCGAGCACACGGCGCAGGCGACGACGATCGAGCCGATCCCGCATTGGATCGGCGGCGAGCGCCGCACGGCGACGGGAGGCCGCACGGCCCCCGTCTTCGACCCCGCGCTCGGCCGGCAGATCCGCGAGGTCCCGCTCGCCACCGCCGAGGAGCTCGGCGAGGCGGTCGCGATCGCGAAGGCCGCCGCTGCGGGCTGGCGCGACACGTCCGTCGCGAAGCGGCAGCAGGTCATGTTCGCGTTCCGCGAGCTCGTCGCGGCGCGCAGGCAGGAGCTCGCCGAGGTCATCACGAGCGAGCACGGCAAGGTGATCTCGGATGCGCTCGGCGAGGTCGCGCGCGGCCTCGAGGTCGTCGAGCTCGCCACGGCGTTCCCGCTGCTGACGAAGGGCGAGTTCACCGAGAACGTGTCGACCGGCGTCGACGTGTACTCGCTGCGCCAGCCGCTCGGCGTCGTCGGCATCATCTCGCCCTTCAACTTCCCCGCGATGGTGCCGCTGTGGTTCGCGCCGATCGCGATCGCGGCGGGCAACGCCGTCGTGCTCAAGCCGAGCGAGAAGGATCCGTCGGCGTCCATCCTCATCGCCGAGCTCTACCGCGAGGCGGGCCTGCCCGACGGCGTCTTCAACGTCGTCCACGGCGACAAGGAGGCCGTCGACGCGCTGCTCACGCATCCCGACGTCGCCGCCATCTCGTTCGTCGGGTCGACGCCGATCGCCCAGTACGTCTACGAGACGGCATCGCGCGAGGGCAAGCGCGTCCAGGCGCTCGGCGGCGCGAAGAACCACATGCTCGTGCTGCCCGACGCCGACCTCGACCTCACGGCCGACGCCGCGGTGAACGCCGGCTTCGGCTCGGCGGGCGAGCGCTGCATGGCGATCTCCGTCGTCGTCGCGGTCGAGTCGATCGCCGACGAGCTCGTGGAGCGCATCGCGGCGAAGATGGCAGGCATCCGCACGGGCGACGGCCGCCGGTCGTGCGACATGGGTCCGCTCATCACGCAGGTGCATCGCGACAAGGTCGCCGGCTACCTCGACGTCGCGACGGCGGACGGCGCGACGCTCGTCGTCGACGGGCGCGATGCGGAGTTCGACGGCGAGCCGGACGGGTTCTGGCTCGGTCCGACGCTCGTCGACCACGTCGACCCGTCGTCGGCCGTGTACCGCGACGAGATCTTCGGGCCCGTGCTCTCCGTGGTCCGCGTCGCCAGCTACGAGGAGGGCATGGCGCTCATCGCGGCGAACCCGTATGGCAACGGCACCGCGATCTTCACGAACGACGGCGGCGCCGCGCGCCGCTTCCAGCACGAGGTCGAGGTCGGCATGGTCGGCGTCAACGTGCCGATCCCCGTGCCCGTCGGCTACTTCTCGTTCGGCGGCTGGAAGTCGTCGATCTTCGGCCAGGGCAAGGCCTATGGCCCCCACGGCTACCAGTTCTTCACGCGCGAGAAGGTCGTGACGAGCCGCTGGCTCGACCCGAGCCACGGCGGCCTCAACCTCGGCTTCCCGCAGAACTGA
- a CDS encoding GNAT family N-acetyltransferase, translating into MPVAPIDPAAATAILDAALPLRTDRLVLRAFAPHDLDAFRAYQSDPATVRYLWRPPLTEQQLAARVSEAPVLAKDGDAYGIAIEHAGALVGETVVKLTDAAARQAEIGWILAPEHRGRGYALEAGRAALDLALAIGAHRVTAVLDHENQASARIAERLGMRREAVLLEDGVNGATGELGSTEIWAILARER; encoded by the coding sequence GTGCCCGTCGCGCCCATCGACCCCGCCGCCGCGACCGCGATCCTCGACGCCGCGCTGCCGCTGCGCACCGACCGGCTCGTGCTGCGCGCGTTCGCGCCGCACGACCTCGACGCGTTCCGCGCCTACCAGTCGGATCCGGCCACCGTGCGCTACCTGTGGCGTCCGCCGCTCACCGAGCAGCAGCTGGCGGCGCGCGTGTCCGAGGCGCCCGTGCTCGCGAAGGACGGCGACGCATACGGCATCGCCATCGAGCACGCCGGCGCGCTCGTCGGCGAGACCGTCGTGAAGCTGACGGATGCCGCCGCCCGCCAGGCGGAGATCGGCTGGATCCTCGCACCCGAGCACCGCGGACGCGGCTACGCCCTCGAGGCCGGGCGGGCCGCGCTCGACCTCGCTCTCGCGATCGGCGCGCACCGCGTGACCGCCGTGCTCGACCACGAGAACCAGGCCTCGGCGCGCATCGCCGAGCGGCTGGGGATGCGCCGCGAGGCCGTGCTGCTCGAGGACGGCGTCAACGGCGCGACCGGAGAGCTCGGCTCGACGGAGATCTGGGCGATCCTCGCCCGCGAGCGCTGA